A DNA window from Mus caroli chromosome 8, CAROLI_EIJ_v1.1, whole genome shotgun sequence contains the following coding sequences:
- the Tex15 gene encoding testis-expressed protein 15 isoform X1 gives MTSNNMEINDNDKYKSPDSESLWTMDAEASAGKKFTIPKIRRTTEPVYLSSCYTNTREYGFIHGTLKQCRLDISCDLQFTWQFGETKLVRNEYLEKQFAAKRSEMREGGRHSRELEEHFCFLALPQSDVVDVYQNGLSVGTSPLRILGNPLLGVYLFRHVDIALRHACSRSVAVESIMIFKVLFGRIKKIQPSMDKNKVSLDPSPNFDCHMSRNMPSLKDTIELQAYNSMVYFYEYDYFSRPVDKPRQCLPYAIVTVKCIGQKAGNGQLITSLRFSSTGFPKRLERACSLNNCTIAKRIGKGKDATVIFEHFRKPVDPFVQENCPCKALNSEMGPFSSDTSSSYGNVQNGNNSVLEAYNRQTENSSNLRDASQVYTHNSGFSFIPTDNTASGNGDLFSVTYLRSILSSISAAFPSHNNTGSSTVITSKLIKDPRLMKREQSMRNKSSTAGLSDVLPFDKNLSCGDSQIKLTCMPTSSISSSEVPADHTITSCLNASCFKFSSESSHYQAHNSSSKGHDCIASSSIAVTEQFKEQHSSSFPSSLSNALSDVRKQKLSEEQVQRAQMRSNGPVLTALSSEPRNSNESENTCSNDSQGHFSQESPSSDINSIYKVGHQMSTIFPAQKKGNLCEYIQDTGMMRTSISTEDSTKDGVNHTWCKETVLTNETVKSPIDNSNTLYQEHKEGGNLNSLSGNCEKIGVTHKLQMPKFPISSTGDKNELYHAALELECSLTPTIECLSQKYPQHSLEHEDNTNFAMTQGLIELKTVQNNQNFGNILSDAFQEAKDVPLASEKLTDRVISSAAIDISLDSSVCNIIGEYTCVQRENENGEVSPYNCHKVEAAHVKDGVQNHSLSYDAELSCDLNLKINLQEQRDDENPNEAKEHNTDNINGSEKQDCLANDHFTNIVEMREIKSNTEVEILNSEECFTFNSFRGKNGKPAETASSETEAVEQRHAPNDQRGLEHLVSTFPEIEGSSVCVASNATKQIVGTTVLTVSTSLGDHQKDELKEICSSESSDLGLIKHSISECEIDTDKDKLQDFHQLVNENSALKTGLGSEIEVDLEEHNASEFQQNMHSQGNDLCEEFELYESLKSRIDWEGLFGSSYEEIETSSFARREGTDQHSSTECNCVSFCSQDKREFYNPIFLPDLQVTITNLLSLRISPTDESLELKDNFYKQVTESTEPETNKEGNASGFGMCSQPSGENSSFSCANKFGNSVQESGDVSKSESSHSSNSSHNTHVDQGSGKPNNDSLSTEPSNVTVMNDKSKCPTKSKPVFNDTRNKKDMQSRSSKRTLHASSSRGQNIADKDLREHETHEKKRRPTSHGSSDRFSSLSQGRIKTFSQSEKHIRNVLNILNNEASLCKSKHLSRKLNKAVLHLKKAHRRVHTSLQLISKVGQKRKGPLPKAYAVIHNNFWESCDHQGDSLMSERRYSKHFLSKRKYDRQGDKRFLRFDIEESLTPVSKHRLYRTNRERIAECLSSEVMSGHVSSSLTTFHVREFCDEQFPEPQLPLAYTSQSISQLEYTNSIVGNESSSELEHFSETSGNMLDPKETLTEKEYQTHTQLCNSDSAKLKNHTTHSIRDIAKEYNSEDKTVLCESNPVYLSFIKENTSHNPDKSYDSTCKANTDIHVSVLGSKNKPILSVDIYEEDNCVSDGVKNGEAIFPIEKCTVPMETTSSIPTEDIASKSYTIPPVSSILVTAGEEESSVGENGLFDVNENEMNITMHSKLDLTSVTEESKICKKNMKNLSCNDSSMLLKENVTGPSKRYMAKYIEEEKIRKIEQAVYKKIITEGSPISFKYKSQNKILKEESFHVNKKIITNNLTDSHLSTKNSTVDTIALKDIPNQLKEKKEAGQIKVNNNSHSDCLSRPAIVETNHRPVLHGNPKVATLQKELKEHHSPNYTSHVTELSQILQRADEAASLQILEEETKLCQNILPLFVQAFERQQECSIDQILISRKLLVEQNLWNNCRLKLKPCAVDTWVELQMAMETIQFIENKKRFLEGKPTFRSLLWYDESLYSELLRRPRGYQLQSNFYPGFQGRLKYNAFCELQNYHNQLVEFLTETKKEKNSYYALLKYKRQINECEAIMKHYSDCFDFCLSVPFACGVNFGDSLGDLEALRKSTLKLISVPGGSPKVHSYPGKKDHLWIIIEIVSSKVSFIKSNEEISIKVCLYGLEHIYFDAAKSLVWKEKSCSLPKKHSGKNREMEEINESAFSKLKKIYDVLSKGLNNEPTSIGLQEDAIIASKQSTLGSILNCRLNKAWLSYPDISCVGEILDQAKSADLEELQGLTLRCTDHLEILKKYFQMLQEDNIDNIFIMEENVLDMLSNHNLGAVILKPEAIEIYIEIVMISETIHYLKNLIAKKLHNQRFRGMLWFDWSLLPELIGCQEEVVSLSVGDTQTHCLWKLVETAISVLKKELAVIYEYGEASNCSYALHLFYRELKELTGVKRLLNNSKYSVSTYIDLVPHTASVNFGNTVAELEHNYKQFFLLLKNVMSVPQKDFGKMVHIIKVMKTIEHMKVLSAKDTKLSTNLLFLQMLRNKRNALQQNRQEKMETPVTEPGEDSSQPGVSEQTPPGAECTVKNISDSSKKRPVTADTCEVSQGKGNTDTVPSSKKQKVTMKDVGNRQTVSKHPSTTGSPPNDENKIGSNSSDSLKSISTSPEVVKRQSSILGSVSPAESVQDTCTPKSESKVEPTDSSPDALASLTEQQENSNVIEKRNGNSSAAETNDKKDCPLVTCDQKDIDASYSPDHTPAQESHKTPVDHTQMSPSNLTAGNYDPLVPDTSLLSVSASQSEKDIYLSGTDFHHENNKILNLSTEDYTGTSSPEPVCIQDKISVLQVDKTQPIKSESPKNCMTDAPNPNTAPFGSYGNSALNMNGTVQHTHSEQNSKVLTQKVGTSRNIPPQSACSPVYNSSERSFGTSYPYYSWCFYQYSSSNGTAVTHTYQGMTAYEIQQPPPPPMLTTVASTVQSTHFNRSYSEHFSYFAGQPQANSFNPGNGYFPSRTPVSYNYQQPVYSQFASHQPVPQATYPYPPNPGVPPQVPWTYAPWQQNPFLRRP, from the exons GTGTACTTCTATGAGTATGATTACTTTTCAAGACCAGTAGATAAACCTAGGCAATGTCTTCCATATGCAATAGTAACAGTGAAATGTATTGGTCAAAAGGCAGGTAATGGACAGCTTATAACATCGCTGAGATTCTCCTCAACAGGATTTCCTAAGAGGCTTG AAAGAGCATGTTCTCTGAATAACTGTACAATTGCTAAAAGaattggaaaaggaaaagatgctACAGTCATCTTTGAGCACTTCAGGAAACCTGTCGATCCATTTGTTCAGGAAAATTGTCCATGTAAAGCACTAAATTCAGAGATGGGTCCTTTCAGCTCAGATACTTCTAGTTCTTATGGAAATGTGCAAAATGGAAACAATTCTGTGCTTGAAGcatacaacagacagacagaaaattcATCAAATCTTAGAGATGCTTctcaagtatacacacacaattcAGGTTTTTCTTTCATACCCACTGATAACACAGCAAGTGGTAATGGTGACCTGTTCAGTGTGACATATCTTAGAAGTATTTTAAGTAGTATTTCTGCTGCTTTTCCCTCTCACAACAATACTGGCTCAAGTACAGTTATTACTTCAAAACTCATTAAGGACCCAAGACTGATGAAGAGAGAACAGAGCATGAGAAACAAAAGTAGCACTGCAGGTTTGAGTGATGTTTTGCCATTTGATAAGAATTTGAGTTGTGGTGATTCACAAATAAAGCTGACATGTATGCCAACTAGTTCCATCTCTTCATCGGAAGTTCCTGCTGATCATACCATTACTAGTTGTTTGAATGCCTCTTGCTTCAAATTCTCTTCTGAAAGTTCACACTATCAGGCTCATAATAGCAGCTCAAAGGGCCATGACTGTATAGCATCCAGTAGCATTGCTGTTACAGAACAATTTAAAGAACAACACAGTTCTTCCTTCCCCAGTTCTTTATCAAATGCACTTTCAGATGTCAGGAAACAAAAACTCAGTGAAGAACAGGTCCAGAGAGCTCAAATGAGAAGCAATGGCCCAGTTTTAACAGCTCTGAGCAGCGAGCCACGGAACTCCAATGAATCAGAAAATACTTGTAGCAACGACTCTCAGGGTCATTTCTCTCAAGAGTCACCATCTTCTGATATAAACAGTATATATAAGGTTGGTCACCAGATGTCTACAATCTTCCCAGCCCAGAAGAAAGGAAATCTATGTGAATACATCCAAGATACGGGAATGATGAGAACCTCCATCAGCACAGAAGACAGCACTAAAGATGGAGTAAACCATACTTGGTGCAAAGAAACTGTTCTTACTAATGAAACTGTTAAAAGCCCAATTGATAATTCCAATACATTGTACCAGGAACACAAAGAAGGAGGAAATCTTAATTCTTTAAGTGGTAATTGTGAAAAAATCGGAGTTACTCATAAGTTACAAATGCCCAAGTTTCCCATATCTTCCACAGGGGATAAAAATGAACTATATCATGCAGCATTGGAATTAGAGTGTTCTCTTACTCCAACTATAGAGTGTCTTTCACAAAAGTACCCTCAACACTCTTTGGAGCATGAAGACAATACAAATTTTGCCATGACTCAAGGGCTAATAGAATTAAAAACAGTACAAAATAATCAGAACTTTGGTAACATTTTGTCTGATGCCTTCCAGGAAGCAAAAGATGTTCCCCTGGCCAGTGAAAAGCTCACTGATAGAGTTATTTCATCTGCTGCCATTGACATCTCTCTTGACAGTTCAGTTTGCAACATAATTGGAGAATATACATGTGTccagagggaaaatgaaaatggGGAAGTATCACCATATAACTGTCACAAAGTAGAAGCTGCTCATGTTAAAGATGGTGTGCAGAATCATAGCCTGTCTTATGATGCAGAATTGAGCTGTGATCTGAACTTGAAAATTAATTTGCAAGAACAAAGAGATGATGAAAATCCAAATGAGGCTAAAGAACACAATACAGATAACATAAATGGAAGTGAGAAACAAGATTGTCTTGCAAATGACCATTTCACCAATATAGTTGAAATGAGGGAAATTAAGAGTAACACCGAAGTAGAAATTCTGAATTCTGAAGAATGTTTCACATTTAACTCATTTCGGGGGAAAAACGGTAAACCAGCAGAAACAGCATCATCAGAGACTGAAGCTGTAGAACAAAGGCATGCACCAAATGATCAAAGAGGCCTAGAGCACTTGGTGTCCACATTTCCAGAAATTGAAGGCTCTTCAGTGTGTGTAGCCTCAAATGCTACAAAACAAATAGTTGGCACTACTGTCCTTACAGTAAGCACAAGTCTTGGGGATCATCAAAAAGACGAGTTAAAAGAAATTTGTTCCTCTGAGAGTTCAGATTTGGGTTTAATAAAACACAGCATTTCTGAATGTGAAATTGATACTGATAAAGATAAATTACAAGACTTTCATCAGTTGGTAAATGAGAATTCAGCTCTTAAAACTGGATTGGGAAGTGAAATTGAGGTAGATCTTGAAGAACATAATGCTTCTGAATTTCAACAAAATATGCATAGCCAGGGAAACGACCTTTGTGAAGAATTTGAGTTATATGAGTCTCTAAAGTCTCGGATTGATTGGGAAGGCCTATTTGGAAGCAGTTATGAGGAAATAGAAACCTCAAGTTTTGCAAGAAGGGAGGGTACTGATCAGCATAGTTCTACAGAATGTAactgtgtttctttctgttcACAAGACAAAAGAGAGTTCTACAACCCAATTTTTCTTCCAGATCTACAAGTTACAATTACAAACTTACTTAGTCTACGAATCAGTCCCACTGATGAATCTTTAGAGTTGAAAGATAATTTTTACAAACAGGTAACTGAATCTACAGAACCAGAAACAAATAAGGAAGGGAATGCTTCTGGATTTGGCATGTGCTCCCAACCTTCTGGAGAAAATTCAAGTTTTTCATGTGCAAATAAGTTTGGTAATTCAGTGCAAGAATCAGGAGATGTGAGCAAGTCTGAAAGTTCCCATTCTTCCAACTCAAGTCATAATACACATGTGGATCAAGGATCTGGAAAACCAAACAATGACTCTTTGTCTACTGAACCATCTAATGTCACAGTAATGAATGATAAGAGTAAATGTCCCACAAAATCAAAACCTGTCTTTAATGATACTAGAAATAAAAAGGACATGCAATCAAGAAGTAGCAAAAGAACCCTGCATGCATCTTCTTCCAGGGGTCAGAACATAGCCGATAAAGACTTAAGGGAGCATGAAACTCACGAGAAGAAGAGAAGGCCAACAAGCCATGGTTCATCTGACCGTTTCTCTTCCTTATCCCAAGGACGAATTAAAACATTTTCGCAGTCAGAGAAGCACATTAGGAATGTACTGAATATTCTAAATAATGAAGCATCTTTATGTAAAAGCAAACATCTGTCCAGGAAATTGAACAAAGCTGTTCTTCACTTAAAAAAAGCCCATAGAAGAGTTCATACATCTTTGCAGCTTATATCTAAAGTGGGACAAAAGAGGAAGGGCCCATTACCAAAAGCATATGCAGTAATACATAATAATTTCTGGGAAAGTTGTGATCATCAAGGTGATAGTTTGATGTCTGAAAGAAGATATTCTAAGCATTTTTTGTCCAAAAGAAAATATGACAGACAGGGagataaaagatttttaagattTGACATTGAGGAGTCATTGACCCCGGTATCAAAGCACAGATTATATAGAACAAACAGAGAGAGGATTGCAGAGTGCCTTTCTAGTGAAGTCATGTCTGGGCATGTTTCCAGTAGTCTTACCACTTTCCACGTGAGAGAATTTTGTGATGAGCAGTTTCCAGAACCACAGTTACCTCTAGCTTACACATCTCAAAGTATAAGTCAGTTAGAATACACTAATAGCATTGTGGGAAATGAAAGCTCTTCTGAACTTGAACATTTTTCTGAAACAAGTGGGAATATGCTTGACCCAAAAGAAACACTAACTGAAAAAGAAtatcagacacatacacagttaTGTAATAGTGACTCTGCAAAACTTAAAAACCATACAACACATAGTATTAGGGATATAGCAAAAGAATATAATTCTGAGGATAAAACAGTTCTCTGTGAAAGCAATCCAGTGTATTTaagtttcataaaagaaaatacaagtcaCAATCCAGATAAAAGTTATGATTCAACTTGTAAAGCTAACACTGACATACATGTTTCAGTTTTAGGCTCAAAAAATAAGCCCATTTTAAGTGTTGATATTTATGAAGAAGATAATTGTGTATCTGATGGTGTTAAAAATGGAGAAGCAATTTTTCCTATAGAAAAGTGTACAGTTCCTATGGAGACCACATCAAGCATTCCTACGGAAGATATAGCAAGCAAAAGTTACACTATTCCTCCAGTCTCATCAATTCTAGTGACAGCTGGAGAGGAAGAATCTTCTGTAGGGGAAAATGGACTCTTCGATGTAAATGAGAATGAGATGAATATTACTATGCATTCTAAATTAGATCTAACATCAGTAACTGAAGAAAGtaaaatttgtaagaaaaatatgaagaacCTATCTTGCAATGATAGTTCTATGCTTTTAAAGGAGAATGTAACGGGTCCTTCAAAAAGATATATGGCAAAATACATTGAGGaagaaaaaattaggaaaattgaGCAAGCagtttataaaaaaattattactgAAGGATCACCTATTAGTTTTAAGTACAAAAGTCAAAATAAGATCCTAAAAGAAGAATCATTTCATGTtaacaagaaaataattacaaacaaCTTAACTGATTCTCACCTAAGCACTAAAAATTCTACTGTAGACACAATTGCTTTGAAAGACATTCCTAATcagcttaaagaaaaaaaggaagcagggcAAATTAAAGTTAATAACAACTCTCACTCTGACTGTCTCTCCAGGCCAGCCATTGTAGAAACTAATCATAGGCCTGTTTTACATGGGAACCCTAAAGTTGCTACTCTTCAGAAGGAACTAAAAGAACATCACTCACCTAATTACACATCTCATGTAACAGAACTGTCTCAAATTTTACAGAGAGCAGATGAAGCAGCATCTCTTCAGATTTTAGAAGAGGAGACTAAACTTTGTCAAAATATTCTCCCTTTATTTGTTCAAGCTTTTGAAAGACAGCAAGAATGTTCAATTGACCAAATCCTGATTTCAAGAAAGCTATTGGTAGAACAAAACTTGTGGAATAATTGTAGACTTAAATTGAAACCATGTGCTGTTGATACTTGGGTAGAACTTCAGATGGCAATGGAAACTATTCaatttattgaaaacaaaaaaagattcttaGAAGGTAAACCAACATTCCGAAGCTTGCTTTGGTATGATGAGAGCTTGTACAGTGAACTGCTTCGCAGGCCACGTGGATATCAACTGCAGTCCAATTTCTACCCTGGTTTTCAAGGACGACTAAAATACAATGCATTCTGTGAGTTACAGAATTATCATAATCAGTTAGTTGAATtcttaacagaaacaaaaaaagaaaagaattcatattACGCATTATTAAAATACAAACGGCAAATTAATGAATGTGAAGCCATAATGAAGCACTATTCTGATTGCTTTGACTTTTGTCTTTCTGTTCCATTTGCCTGTGGAGTTAACTTTGGAGATAGTTTAGGAGACCTGGAAGCCTTAAGAAAAAGCACTCTGAAGTTGATCAGTGTACCTGGGGGCTCTCCTAAAGTCCATTCCTATCCAGGAAAGAAAGATCATTTGTGGATCATTATAGAAATAGTCTCCTCAAAGGTTAGTTTTATCAAGAGCAATGAAGAAATAAGTATCAAGGTCTGTCTTTATGGTCTGGAGCATATATATTTCGATGCTGCAAAAAGTCTTGTATGGAAAGAAAAAAGCTGCTCTTTACCCAAAAAACATTCAGGAAAGAatagagaaatggaggaaataaaTGAGAGTGCTTTTTCTAAGTTGAAGAAGATCTATGATGTCTTATCCAAAGGTTTAAACAATGAACCCACTAGTATTGGGCTTCAAGAAGATGCTATTATTGCTTCCAAACAATCCACTCTGGGTAGCATATTAAACTGTAGGCTGAACAAAGCTTGGCTTTCATATCCAGATATTTCTTGTGTTGGTGAGATACTGGATCAAGCTAAATCTGCAGACCTAGAGGAGTTACAGGGCCTCACTCTCAGATGTACAGATcacttagaaattttaaaaaaatactttcagatGCTGCAAGAAGATAACatagataatatttttatcatggaagaaaatgttttagatATGCTAAGCAACCACAACCTGGGAGCAGTCATTTTAAAGCCTGAAGCTATTGAGATTTATATTGAAATTGTCATGATCTCAGAAACAATTCACTACCTTAAAAATTTAATAGCAAAGAAACTGCACAACCAGAGATTTCGAGGTATGCTCTGGTTCGATTGGTCTCTTCTTCCTGAGCTAATTGGCTGCCAAGAAGAAGTGGTTTCCCTTTCTGTTGGTGACACCCAAACACATTGCCTTTGGAAACTGGTAGAGACTGCAATTTCTGTCCTTAAGAAAGAGCTGGCTGTTATCTATGAATATGGTGAAGCTTCTAACTGTTCCTATGCTCTACATTTATTCTACAGAGAACTTAAGGAACTTACAGGAGTTAAAAGACTTCTGAATAACTCTAAGTATTCAGTTTCCACGTATATTGACTTGGTACCACATACTGCATCTGTAAATTTTGGAAACACTGTGGCAGAATTAGAACATAACTACAAGcagttttttcttttactcaaaAATGTAATGTCTGTCCCTCAGAAAGATTTTGGAAAAATGGTTCATATTATAAAAGTTATGAAGACAATTGAACATATGAAGGTGCTAAGTGCTAAAGATACTAAATTGTCCACTaatcttctctttctccaaatgCTGCGCAACAAAAGGAATGCTTTGcaacaaaacagacaagaaaagatGGAGACACCCGTTACAGAACCTGGGGAGGACAGCAGTCAACCTGGGGTTTCTGAGCAGACACCTCCAGGTGCAGAGTGCACAGTAAAAAACATTTCAGACTCCTCTAAAAAGCGACCTGTGACTGCAGACACATGTGAAGTCTCTCAGGGAAAAGGAAATACAGACACTGTTCCCAgttctaaaaaacaaaag gTTACCATGAAAGATGTTggaaacagacagacagtatCCAAACATCCAAG CACTACAGgatctcctcccaatgatgaaaACAAAATAGGATCAAATTCCTCTGACAGTCTGAAAAGCATCTCTACATCTCCAGAAGTGGTCAAAAGACAGAGCTCAATACTTGGTTCAGTGTCGCCTGCTGAAAGTGTACAAGACACTTGCACACCAAAGTCAGAAAGCAAAGTAGAGCCAACAGACAGCTCACCTGATGCTttagcatctctcactgaacagcAGGAAAACTCAAATGtcatagagaaaagaaatgggaattCTAGTGCAGCTGAAACAAATGATAAGAAAGACTGTCCTTTAGTAACTTGTGACCAAAAGGATATAGATGCCTCTTACTCACCTGACCACACACCTGCACAGGAGTCCCATAAAACCCCTGTGGATCACACACAGATGTCTCCTTCAAACCTAACAGCAGGAAATTATGACCCTCTTGTACCTGATACATCTCTGCTCTCAGTGTCTGCTTCCCAGTCTGAGAAGGACATTTATTTGAGTGGCACAGACTTTCAccatgaaaataacaaaatactaaATTTGTCTACTGAAGATTATACAGGCACCAGCTCTCCAGAACCTGTGTGTATCCAGGACAAAATTTCTGTCCTGCAAGTAGATAAAACACAGCCTATAAAAAGTGAATCACCAAAAAACTGTATGACTGATGCACCAAATCCCAATACTGCACCATTTGGCTCATATGGGAACTCAGCCCTTAATATGAATGGAACAGTACAGCACACTCACTCTGAACAGAATTCAAAAGTCCTGACTCAGAAAGTTGGCACATCCAGGAATATACCTCCACAGTCTGCATGTTCTCCAGTATATAATTCTTCTGAGCGTTCATTTGGAACTTCATATCCATACTACTCTTGGTGTTTCTATCAGtacagcagcagcaatggcacTGCTGTTACTCACACATACCAAGGGATGACAGCATATGAGATACagcaacctcctcctcctccaatgtTGACTACAGTTGCAAGTACTGTTCAGAGCACACATTTCAATCGTTCATACTCTGAACATTTTAGTTACTTTGCTGGACAGCCACAAGCAAATTCCTTTAACCCAGGAAATGGGTATTTTCCATCTCGCACGCCTGTTTCTTACAATTACCAACAACCAGTTTATTCACAGTTTGCTTCTCATCAACCAGTCCCACAGGCTACATATCCTTATCCGCCTAACCCAGGTGTGCCTCCTCAAGTTCCTTGGACTTATG ctcCATGGCAACAGAATCCGTTTCTACGAagaccttaa